A stretch of the Coprobacillus cateniformis genome encodes the following:
- a CDS encoding phosphatidylinositol-specific phospholipase C domain-containing protein produces the protein MKLALERRMETVIQGLVFNESNHKLDIMKILNQKTFSAEEESANYSLDGQQLIINYQDGRTEIYHMLETSNHIVLESREGLDSLSGKWEYSMKSVEKSDDVSSNKQDDIILSEWISALDDKIPLRKMTIPGTHDSCTFGIHSSALIEDMSKCQTQPIHIQLEEGIRFLDLRVGMTHDSVQPEMWHDRISCHVSLVDVMNCCSKFLDKHPREFIILSLQKENHTSDCSLAIEVQKVLHRYSRVCGTEKMPTIGDLRGKILIIGGSNSASFVGLKDKNGICYLPFIDMQINQKTAHFTIYDITVYYQNQYNVPYSGFDSQTAYKKKIIDEFLANQTFEAETLDYIGWNIYDWKYKISALAWAVNSLMDRSSSFMGTCEHGIQLLDHYWVSLVSRLIKNNNFIK, from the coding sequence ATGAAGTTAGCTTTGGAAAGAAGAATGGAAACGGTTATTCAAGGATTGGTTTTTAATGAGTCTAATCATAAACTTGATATTATGAAAATTTTAAATCAAAAAACTTTTAGTGCAGAAGAAGAGAGTGCGAATTATAGTTTGGATGGTCAACAATTAATCATTAATTATCAAGATGGGCGTACGGAGATATATCATATGTTAGAAACATCGAATCACATTGTGTTAGAAAGTAGAGAGGGTTTAGATTCCTTATCAGGTAAATGGGAATATTCTATGAAGTCAGTAGAAAAAAGCGATGATGTTTCATCCAATAAACAGGATGATATTATATTATCTGAATGGATTAGTGCTTTAGATGATAAGATTCCACTTCGTAAAATGACAATTCCTGGAACGCATGATTCTTGTACGTTTGGAATTCATAGTTCCGCGCTTATTGAAGATATGTCAAAGTGTCAAACTCAACCAATTCATATTCAATTAGAAGAAGGAATTCGTTTTCTTGATCTGAGAGTTGGAATGACACATGACAGTGTACAACCAGAAATGTGGCACGATAGAATAAGTTGTCACGTTTCATTAGTTGATGTTATGAATTGTTGTTCAAAATTTTTGGATAAACATCCAAGAGAATTTATCATTTTGAGTTTGCAAAAAGAGAATCATACATCAGATTGTTCTTTGGCAATTGAAGTTCAAAAAGTCCTTCACAGATATTCAAGAGTGTGTGGTACAGAGAAAATGCCAACAATTGGGGATTTAAGGGGAAAGATACTCATTATAGGTGGTAGTAATAGTGCTAGTTTTGTTGGGTTAAAAGATAAAAATGGAATTTGTTATCTGCCATTTATAGATATGCAAATTAATCAAAAGACAGCTCATTTTACTATTTACGACATAACAGTTTATTACCAAAATCAATATAATGTTCCATATAGTGGGTTTGATTCTCAAACAGCTTATAAAAAGAAAATTATCGATGAGTTTTTGGCTAATCAAACATTTGAAGCAGAAACTTTGGATTATATAGGATGGAATATATATGATTGGAAATATAAAATATCAGCTCTTGCGTGGGCAGTAAATAGCCTGATGGATCGATCTTCAAGTTTTATGGGAACATGTGAACATGGGATCCAACTTTTAGATCATTATTGGGTTAGTCTTGTTAGCAGACTAATTAAGAATAATAATTTCATTAAATGA
- a CDS encoding DNA-processing protein DprA, which produces MRIQLNLDSMAVLLFCGDLVVDNTAPLTQDEWYDVEKKLKSSSKKLPSKLFGMNKDTLIQILGIDEYIAYKMISRLSTLNDLMFALANLENEGIYITTKYEENYPSCLATSLKKRAPLFLYYVGDLSLANNMVSIVGPQNVEKRLHSFTKNLVTKIYDEERTLVSSGLKGIDAYALKVHLQLGGKAVCFVSDHMFDKKKTYAKPIREGKLVLMSAVDPFAYFNVTNALDRNIYVCGLSELQFITASHINSGGVWFTTIQNFHYHWTKQLVLDDDRYNGNIRLLEMGAIKVTYEDILSLLTLDQIVENNEVVEEEEEILIDQMSIYEFLDE; this is translated from the coding sequence ATGCGAATTCAATTAAATTTAGATAGTATGGCAGTTCTTTTATTTTGTGGTGACTTAGTTGTAGACAATACTGCACCCTTAACACAAGATGAATGGTATGATGTAGAGAAAAAATTGAAAAGTTCATCAAAAAAGTTGCCTTCTAAATTATTTGGAATGAATAAAGATACATTGATTCAAATATTAGGTATAGATGAATATATAGCATATAAAATGATTTCAAGATTATCAACATTAAATGATTTAATGTTTGCTTTAGCAAATTTAGAAAATGAAGGAATTTACATAACAACAAAATATGAAGAGAATTATCCAAGCTGTTTAGCAACTTCTTTGAAAAAAAGAGCACCATTATTCTTATATTATGTTGGTGATTTGTCACTTGCTAATAATATGGTTTCTATTGTGGGACCACAGAATGTAGAGAAAAGATTACATTCTTTTACTAAGAATTTAGTTACAAAAATCTATGATGAAGAGCGAACTTTAGTTTCTAGTGGTTTAAAAGGTATTGATGCTTATGCATTAAAAGTTCATTTACAATTGGGTGGAAAGGCAGTTTGTTTTGTGAGTGATCATATGTTTGATAAGAAAAAAACGTATGCAAAACCAATTAGAGAGGGTAAACTTGTATTGATGAGTGCAGTTGATCCATTTGCTTATTTTAATGTGACGAATGCTTTAGACAGAAATATCTATGTGTGTGGATTAAGTGAACTGCAGTTTATTACAGCAAGTCATATCAATAGTGGGGGTGTGTGGTTTACCACTATTCAAAATTTCCATTATCACTGGACTAAGCAATTGGTATTGGATGATGATAGGTATAATGGAAATATTAGATTGCTTGAAATGGGAGCGATTAAAGTGACTTATGAAGATATACTATCTTTATTAACTTTAGATCAAATTGTTGAAAATAATGAAGTTGTTGAGGAGGAAGAAGAGATTCTAATAGATCAAATGTCTATTTATGAGTTTCTAGATGAATAA
- a CDS encoding DEAD/DEAH box helicase, whose amino-acid sequence MNKVTFKDLGLSSDVLKGIEMMGYVSPSPIQEKSIPVLLEGQDIIGQAQTGTGKTLAFGSVLLSKIQKEGKHVKALILSPTRELALQIHEELKRIGKCTNLSIVSVFGGSDIERQIKDLKRGADIVVGTPGRVQDLMRRRVLKINNIDFMVLDEADEMLNMGFVEDIETILEATPENKQTVLFSATMPATIKKIASNYMQDDYMHIQIKSKTKTASTVSQYYFETRPTNKFETLCRILDSRQMENTIIFCKTKRSVDEVVASMQQKHYDVEAMHGDLSQNQRTNTLKRFKSGHIQYLVATDVAARGIDVDNISHVINYEMPQDEELYIHRIGRTGRANKKGEAYSLVTNREKNFLMSIQKRTNSHIEKLDVPSNQEIFDQKIKELLFDVQEEMLKSHKDVFMDTIKDIPHDMRNDVMATLLSMCYQQRVGFDYQEETSAGSQYDRIFMTCGSMDRINVKDVIEFLTKYGKIKSSDIGDITIKRKFTFVDIKPKVSHKAMKGCQKQKLNQRRVQLEYASDR is encoded by the coding sequence ATGAATAAAGTAACATTTAAAGATTTAGGGTTGTCAAGTGATGTATTAAAAGGGATTGAGATGATGGGGTATGTGAGTCCTTCACCTATTCAAGAAAAATCAATACCAGTTTTACTAGAAGGACAGGATATTATAGGACAAGCACAAACTGGGACAGGAAAAACATTGGCTTTTGGGAGTGTTTTGTTATCAAAAATACAAAAAGAAGGTAAACATGTTAAAGCTTTGATTTTATCACCAACACGTGAGTTGGCATTGCAAATTCATGAAGAATTAAAAAGAATTGGGAAATGCACAAATTTATCAATTGTCAGTGTCTTTGGTGGAAGTGATATTGAAAGACAAATCAAAGATTTAAAACGTGGTGCAGATATCGTTGTGGGAACACCTGGACGTGTGCAAGATTTAATGCGTCGTCGTGTTTTGAAAATCAATAATATTGATTTTATGGTATTAGATGAAGCGGATGAAATGTTAAATATGGGATTTGTTGAAGATATTGAAACAATCTTAGAAGCGACACCAGAAAATAAACAGACTGTTTTGTTTTCAGCAACAATGCCAGCAACAATCAAAAAGATTGCGAGCAATTATATGCAGGATGATTATATGCATATACAAATCAAATCAAAGACAAAAACAGCTTCTACCGTTTCTCAATATTATTTTGAAACAAGACCAACAAATAAATTTGAAACATTATGTAGAATCTTAGATTCAAGACAAATGGAAAATACAATCATTTTTTGTAAAACAAAAAGAAGTGTTGATGAAGTTGTGGCTTCAATGCAACAAAAACATTATGATGTTGAAGCTATGCATGGTGATTTATCACAAAATCAACGTACAAATACATTGAAAAGATTTAAGAGTGGACATATTCAATATTTGGTTGCTACAGATGTGGCTGCTAGAGGAATTGATGTTGATAACATTTCACATGTTATCAATTATGAGATGCCACAAGATGAAGAATTATATATTCATAGAATTGGAAGAACTGGTAGAGCAAATAAAAAAGGTGAAGCTTATTCACTTGTTACCAATCGAGAAAAGAATTTCTTAATGTCTATCCAAAAAAGAACAAATAGTCATATTGAAAAATTAGATGTTCCTTCAAATCAAGAAATATTTGATCAAAAAATAAAAGAGTTATTATTTGATGTACAAGAAGAGATGCTAAAGTCTCATAAAGATGTTTTTATGGATACTATTAAAGATATTCCTCACGATATGAGAAATGATGTGATGGCAACATTATTATCAATGTGTTACCAACAACGCGTTGGTTTTGATTATCAGGAAGAAACATCTGCAGGATCTCAATATGATCGTATTTTTATGACTTGTGGTTCAATGGATAGAATTAATGTTAAAGATGTTATTGAATTTTTAACGAAGTATGGAAAAATTAAAAGCAGTGATATTGGTGATATTACAATTAAGAGAAAATTCACTTTTGTTGATATTAAACCAAAAGTGAGTCATAAAGCAATGAAAGGATGTCAAAAACAGAAGTTGAATCAACGTCGTGTACAATTAGAGTATGCAAGTGATAGATAA
- a CDS encoding cyclic-di-AMP receptor, producing MKLIIAIVNNDDSSTVQSALTEGGFFVTKLATSGGFLKKGNTTFFIGTNDDKVDPALEIIKAHARKRVEKEPTVPPTEMGEFFTPIMVDVLVGGATVFVVDVDRFEKI from the coding sequence ATGAAACTTATAATTGCCATTGTCAATAATGATGACAGTTCTACTGTTCAATCTGCTTTAACAGAAGGTGGTTTCTTTGTAACAAAGCTTGCGACATCTGGGGGATTCTTAAAGAAAGGAAATACAACTTTCTTTATTGGAACCAATGATGATAAAGTTGATCCTGCATTAGAAATTATCAAAGCGCATGCACGAAAACGTGTTGAAAAAGAACCGACAGTTCCACCTACAGAAATGGGAGAATTCTTTACTCCAATTATGGTAGATGTTTTGGTTGGTGGAGCAACAGTGTTTGTGGTTGATGTAGATCGATTTGAAAAGATTTAA
- a CDS encoding helix-turn-helix domain-containing protein: MKNKHMNQHDRLIIENGLNNCFSFKAITLKLGKDCTTISKELRTNMVHCDISYYGRVFNNCIHRSFCIKEDVCDTCHLSKPKRCHSFDFCRDECQDFVEEICPRLSKPPYACNGCEDKQKSTPSKQMYFALQANKQYMKRLSKSRSSFIINEDVINHLNNLFVPLCKNQGQSVHHVFINHKDEIMSLRKPYIRLLTSIY; the protein is encoded by the coding sequence ATGAAAAATAAACATATGAATCAACATGATAGACTTATCATTGAAAATGGATTAAATAATTGTTTTTCCTTTAAGGCTATCACTTTAAAACTCGGTAAGGATTGTACCACTATTTCTAAAGAACTTCGTACAAATATGGTTCATTGTGATATCTCCTATTATGGTAGAGTTTTTAACAACTGTATCCATAGGTCTTTTTGTATAAAAGAAGATGTTTGTGATACTTGTCATTTATCAAAGCCAAAACGTTGTCATTCATTTGATTTTTGTAGAGATGAGTGTCAGGACTTCGTTGAAGAAATCTGTCCCAGACTTTCTAAGCCTCCTTATGCATGTAATGGATGCGAAGATAAGCAAAAGTCTACTCCTTCTAAACAAATGTATTTTGCTTTACAGGCAAATAAACAATATATGAAAAGATTATCTAAATCTAGATCTAGCTTCATTATTAATGAAGACGTGATTAATCATCTTAATAATCTATTTGTGCCTCTTTGTAAAAATCAGGGCCAATCAGTTCATCATGTCTTTATTAACCATAAGGATGAAATTATGTCTTTGAGAAAACCATATATTCGCTTATTAACAAGTATATATTGA
- a CDS encoding GNAT family N-acetyltransferase — protein MDIRILRGHEVSEANQLIKDVFMRQIAPTYVEEGIQTFLSSFNDEHILSLMKEQHLLMLGAFDEKLVGVIGIRDLKDIQSLFVDPTYQGQHVGTKLLKSAKQLMYGDIYVNSAPSAETFYRSQGFQRVHDEQVVHGIRFVPMVYHSVNEEKFGNYDQVHDFIASQKDRVYALDNFKRFMNDMCNPQTLLKTIHIGGTNGKGSTTNYIRSVLQKEGYRVATFTSPVLVTRLEIMRINNQHIQDDEIICYANRYMSLWLEYELSMFEIEVFIAIMFFLKHRVDFAIFEVGLGGALDATNIVAPILSANTNIGLDHTEYLGDTYEKIAFTKGGIIKDYIPFVTGETKQGCLKVFEELCQQHHSQFIKVQDIQNIQEDKNSISFDYATYHVVLQTGARYQCENSALAIEILLYLKNNGYIVLDNETLLEGLREAVWEGRFEIVCQQPLMIIDGAHNKEGIEAFYQSAKKYQNIKIIFSALRDKDTHAMIEKLLKLTHDVTICEFDFHRAQSAEKLAENFPVKIEKDWKKAIDESYHHNGVVFITGSLYFISQVRPYIYLLQKKTS, from the coding sequence ATGGATATAAGAATATTAAGAGGACATGAGGTTAGCGAGGCCAATCAGTTAATTAAAGATGTGTTTATGAGACAGATAGCACCAACTTATGTAGAGGAAGGTATACAAACGTTTTTATCATCTTTTAATGATGAGCATATTCTCTCTTTGATGAAAGAACAGCATCTTTTAATGCTTGGGGCATTTGATGAAAAGTTGGTTGGAGTCATTGGGATTCGTGATTTAAAAGATATTCAAAGTCTTTTTGTTGATCCAACATATCAAGGTCAGCACGTAGGAACAAAACTTTTGAAATCTGCAAAACAACTCATGTATGGTGATATATATGTGAATTCTGCACCATCTGCAGAAACATTTTATCGAAGCCAAGGTTTTCAAAGAGTACATGATGAGCAAGTTGTTCATGGTATACGTTTTGTACCTATGGTGTATCATAGTGTTAATGAAGAAAAGTTTGGCAATTATGATCAAGTTCATGATTTTATAGCAAGTCAAAAAGACCGAGTTTATGCATTGGATAATTTTAAACGTTTTATGAATGATATGTGTAATCCTCAAACTTTGTTAAAGACAATTCATATAGGTGGAACGAATGGGAAAGGCTCTACTACTAATTATATTCGTTCTGTATTGCAAAAAGAAGGATATCGTGTAGCAACTTTTACATCTCCAGTTTTGGTCACGAGATTAGAAATTATGCGTATTAATAATCAGCATATTCAAGATGATGAAATTATATGTTATGCAAATCGTTATATGTCTTTATGGTTAGAATATGAATTATCTATGTTTGAGATTGAAGTTTTTATTGCAATTATGTTTTTTTTGAAACATCGTGTAGATTTTGCGATTTTTGAAGTTGGATTAGGTGGTGCATTGGATGCAACAAATATAGTCGCACCGATTTTGAGTGCCAATACAAATATTGGTTTAGACCATACAGAATACTTAGGAGATACATATGAAAAGATTGCTTTTACAAAAGGAGGAATTATTAAAGATTATATTCCTTTTGTAACAGGAGAAACAAAGCAGGGCTGCTTAAAGGTTTTTGAAGAATTATGTCAACAACATCATAGTCAATTCATTAAGGTTCAAGATATTCAAAATATCCAAGAAGATAAAAATAGTATTTCATTTGATTATGCAACTTATCATGTTGTCTTACAAACTGGTGCTCGATATCAATGTGAAAATAGTGCATTAGCAATTGAGATTTTGCTTTATCTTAAGAATAATGGATATATTGTTTTAGATAATGAAACTTTGTTGGAAGGTTTAAGAGAGGCTGTTTGGGAAGGACGTTTTGAAATTGTATGTCAGCAACCGTTGATGATTATTGATGGTGCACACAATAAAGAAGGCATTGAAGCATTTTATCAGTCAGCTAAGAAATATCAAAATATTAAAATCATCTTTAGTGCCTTGAGAGATAAGGATACTCATGCTATGATTGAAAAATTATTAAAATTAACACATGATGTGACTATCTGTGAATTTGATTTTCATCGGGCACAAAGTGCTGAAAAATTGGCTGAGAATTTTCCAGTAAAAATTGAAAAAGATTGGAAAAAAGCAATTGATGAATCGTATCATCATAATGGTGTTGTCTTTATTACTGGATCACTCTACTTTATTTCGCAGGTAAGACCATATATTTATCTGTTGCAGAAAAAAACTTCATGA
- the ppdK gene encoding pyruvate, phosphate dikinase → MEKYVYLFSEGNKDMKNLLGGKGANLAEMTNIGLPVPQGFTVTTEACTKYYEDGKVISKEIEEQVYEKLAELEKITGKKMGDAANPLLVSVRSGARASMPGMMDTVLNLGLNDEVAKEFATATNNPRFVYDSYRRFIQMFADVVMGFPKSSFERMFDKVKEEKNIEFDTELTAEDLMEVVEIYKAEYKKHAGVDFPQDPKEQMMESIKAVFRSWNNDRAITYRRLNDIPGSWGTAVNVQEMVYGNRGETSGTGVAFTRNPATGEKKLYGEYLMNAQGEDVVAGIRTPQTIDTLKEVMPHCYDEFVKINKVLEDHYKDMQDMEFTIEDGKLFMLQTRNGKRTAAAALKIAVDLVQEGMITKEEALLKVEPKQLDQLLHPNFDDVSLRCAHVVATGLAASPGAATGRIYFTAEDVIEAHKNGVQDILLVRLETSPEDIEGMNIAHGILTIRGGMTSHAAVVARGMGTCCVCGCGSLKIDEETKILTTPDGKKYHEGDYMSLDGSTGNVYGEQIKTVEPEISGDFETFMEWADEVRTLKVRTNADTPRDALQARKFGAEGIGLCRTEHMFFEEERIFNFRRMITAETVEARKEALEKILPYQRSDFRELFKAMEIYPVTIRFLDPPLHEFLPHTDDEIRPLAESLGMTFDALKARVESLKEFNPMMGHRGCRLAVTYPEIAEMQTRAVIEAAIAANQEGQNVIPEIMIPLVGDIKELQYVKKVVTDTADSIIKEAGVDLPYKVGTMIEIPRAALTADKIAEEAEFFSFGTNDLTQMTYGFSRDDAAKFLDDYYSKQIFEADPFAKVDQEGVGQLMKIAVEKGRQTRPDIKLGICGEHGGEASSVEFCHRLGLSYVSCSPFRVPLARLAAAQAAVKEKMGE, encoded by the coding sequence ATGGAAAAATATGTCTACCTATTTAGTGAAGGTAACAAAGACATGAAAAACCTACTTGGTGGTAAAGGTGCTAACTTAGCTGAAATGACTAACATTGGTTTACCAGTACCTCAAGGGTTTACTGTCACTACGGAAGCTTGTACTAAATACTATGAAGACGGAAAAGTGATTTCTAAAGAAATCGAAGAACAAGTTTACGAAAAACTTGCTGAACTTGAAAAAATTACAGGTAAGAAAATGGGAGATGCTGCAAATCCGCTTCTTGTTTCTGTAAGATCAGGTGCAAGAGCATCAATGCCTGGTATGATGGATACAGTTTTGAACTTAGGTTTAAATGATGAAGTTGCAAAAGAGTTTGCAACAGCAACAAATAACCCACGTTTTGTATACGATAGTTATCGTCGTTTTATTCAAATGTTTGCTGATGTTGTTATGGGATTCCCAAAAAGCTCATTTGAAAGAATGTTTGATAAAGTTAAAGAGGAAAAAAATATTGAATTCGATACAGAATTAACTGCTGAAGATTTGATGGAAGTTGTTGAAATTTACAAAGCTGAATACAAAAAACATGCTGGTGTTGATTTCCCTCAGGATCCAAAAGAACAAATGATGGAATCAATTAAGGCTGTATTTAGATCATGGAACAATGACCGTGCTATTACTTATAGACGTTTGAATGATATCCCAGGTAGCTGGGGAACTGCTGTTAATGTTCAAGAAATGGTTTATGGTAATCGTGGTGAAACTTCTGGTACAGGTGTTGCGTTTACAAGAAACCCAGCAACTGGTGAAAAGAAATTATATGGTGAGTATTTGATGAATGCTCAAGGTGAAGATGTTGTTGCTGGTATCCGTACACCACAAACAATTGATACTTTGAAGGAAGTTATGCCTCATTGTTATGATGAATTTGTAAAAATCAATAAAGTTCTTGAAGATCATTATAAAGATATGCAAGATATGGAATTTACAATTGAAGATGGTAAATTGTTCATGCTTCAAACACGTAATGGTAAGAGAACTGCTGCTGCTGCATTAAAAATTGCTGTTGATTTAGTACAAGAAGGTATGATTACAAAAGAAGAAGCTTTATTAAAGGTTGAACCTAAACAATTAGATCAATTGTTACATCCTAACTTTGATGATGTTTCATTACGTTGTGCGCATGTTGTTGCAACAGGTTTAGCTGCATCTCCTGGAGCTGCAACTGGACGTATTTATTTCACTGCTGAAGACGTTATCGAAGCTCATAAAAATGGTGTTCAAGATATCTTGTTAGTTCGTCTTGAGACATCTCCAGAAGATATTGAAGGTATGAACATTGCTCATGGTATCTTAACAATCCGTGGTGGTATGACATCACATGCTGCAGTTGTTGCAAGAGGTATGGGAACTTGCTGTGTATGTGGATGTGGTTCATTAAAGATTGATGAAGAGACAAAAATATTAACAACACCTGATGGTAAAAAATATCATGAAGGTGATTATATGTCATTAGATGGAAGCACTGGTAATGTTTATGGTGAACAAATCAAAACTGTTGAACCAGAAATTAGTGGTGATTTCGAAACATTCATGGAATGGGCTGATGAAGTTCGTACATTGAAAGTCAGAACAAATGCAGATACACCTAGAGATGCATTACAAGCACGTAAATTTGGTGCTGAAGGTATCGGTTTATGTAGAACTGAACATATGTTCTTTGAAGAAGAAAGAATTTTCAACTTTAGACGTATGATTACTGCAGAAACAGTAGAAGCAAGAAAAGAAGCATTAGAAAAAATCTTGCCTTACCAAAGATCAGATTTTAGAGAATTATTTAAAGCTATGGAAATCTATCCAGTTACAATCCGTTTCTTAGATCCACCTTTACATGAATTCTTACCTCATACTGATGATGAAATTAGACCTTTAGCTGAAAGTTTAGGAATGACTTTTGATGCTTTAAAAGCACGTGTTGAATCATTAAAAGAATTCAATCCAATGATGGGTCATAGAGGTTGTCGTTTAGCAGTTACTTATCCTGAAATTGCTGAAATGCAAACAAGAGCAGTTATTGAAGCTGCAATTGCTGCAAACCAAGAAGGTCAAAATGTAATTCCTGAAATTATGATTCCACTTGTTGGAGATATTAAGGAATTACAATATGTTAAAAAAGTTGTTACTGATACTGCAGATAGTATTATTAAAGAAGCAGGAGTTGATTTACCATACAAAGTTGGTACAATGATTGAAATTCCAAGAGCCGCATTAACTGCTGATAAAATTGCAGAAGAAGCTGAATTCTTCAGTTTTGGTACAAATGATTTAACTCAAATGACTTATGGATTTAGCCGTGACGATGCTGCTAAATTCTTGGATGATTACTATTCTAAACAAATCTTTGAAGCAGATCCATTTGCAAAAGTTGACCAAGAAGGTGTTGGACAATTAATGAAAATTGCTGTTGAAAAAGGTAGACAAACACGTCCAGATATTAAATTAGGTATCTGTGGTGAACATGGTGGTGAAGCAAGTTCGGTAGAATTCTGCCATAGACTTGGATTATCATATGTTTCATGTTCTCCATTCCGTGTACCATTAGCTCGTTTAGCTGCTGCTCAAGCTGCTGTTAAAGAAAAAATGGGAGAATAA
- a CDS encoding rhomboid family intramembrane serine protease → MNNMKKQLLKQYKRAPVTSVLIALCVVIYVISFLLYGEEMNVYEGMAFGGYNPVFVQLNHEYYRLITANFIHFGVIHIAVNCYSLYGIGMFIESSLKPKKYCIVLLISALATTGLPYLLYLINGFEANTVSGGISGVIFGLIGALGALALKYRDIFLDVFRQLAPNLLLMLFISVVVPSISLSGHVAGMIGGFIATYIILHIHTYKKKSKYSDLIN, encoded by the coding sequence ATGAATAATATGAAAAAACAATTATTAAAACAATATAAAAGAGCACCTGTAACATCTGTTCTTATTGCTTTGTGTGTTGTTATTTATGTCATTTCATTTTTACTTTATGGTGAAGAAATGAATGTTTATGAAGGAATGGCTTTTGGTGGATATAATCCTGTTTTTGTTCAATTAAATCATGAATATTATCGTTTAATAACTGCTAATTTTATTCATTTTGGAGTTATTCATATTGCAGTTAATTGTTATTCATTATATGGAATAGGAATGTTTATTGAATCATCGTTAAAACCTAAGAAGTATTGCATTGTTCTATTGATTAGTGCTCTTGCAACAACGGGGTTGCCTTATTTATTGTACTTGATAAATGGTTTTGAGGCGAATACAGTCAGTGGTGGTATTAGCGGTGTGATTTTTGGTTTGATTGGGGCATTAGGGGCATTGGCACTTAAATATCGAGATATCTTTTTGGATGTTTTTAGACAGTTGGCTCCTAATCTATTATTGATGTTGTTCATATCGGTTGTTGTTCCATCTATATCATTATCAGGGCATGTTGCTGGTATGATTGGAGGATTTATTGCTACATATATTATATTACATATTCATACATATAAGAAAAAATCAAAATACAGTGATTTGATTAATTAA
- the galU gene encoding UTP--glucose-1-phosphate uridylyltransferase GalU yields the protein MKSQKVRKAVIPAAGLGTRFLPATKALAKEMLPIVDIPTIQYIIEEAVASGIEEVLVITNSNKHAMENHFDVNYELEERLKASGKDKQVKLIRDIADLANIYYIRQKEPKGLGHAILCAKTFIGEEPFAVLLGDDVVVNKNSKPALKQLIDAYEQTKSSVVGVQTVAKEDVCKYGIVELDRMHSHEGRLVKLSSMVEKPEIDKSPSQMAVLGRYVLTPEIFELLETQESGAGGEVQLTDAIKRLMDRQAVYAYDFEGVRYDVGDKFGFIKATIDFALDRDELHNQVLEYIKEIAGEE from the coding sequence ATGAAAAGTCAAAAAGTGAGAAAAGCAGTTATTCCAGCTGCTGGTTTAGGAACAAGGTTTTTACCAGCAACAAAGGCTTTAGCAAAAGAGATGTTGCCAATTGTAGATATCCCAACAATTCAATACATTATTGAAGAAGCAGTAGCAAGTGGAATTGAGGAAGTCCTTGTGATAACAAATAGTAATAAGCATGCAATGGAAAACCATTTTGATGTGAATTATGAATTGGAAGAAAGATTGAAAGCTTCAGGAAAAGATAAACAAGTGAAACTAATTAGGGATATAGCTGATTTGGCAAATATATATTATATAAGACAAAAAGAACCTAAAGGATTGGGACATGCTATTTTGTGTGCTAAGACTTTTATTGGTGAAGAACCATTTGCAGTTTTATTAGGTGATGATGTTGTTGTCAATAAAAATAGTAAGCCCGCTTTAAAGCAATTAATCGATGCTTATGAACAAACAAAATCTTCTGTTGTTGGTGTACAAACAGTTGCAAAAGAAGATGTTTGTAAATATGGAATTGTTGAACTTGATAGAATGCATAGCCATGAGGGAAGGCTTGTAAAATTGTCTAGTATGGTTGAAAAACCAGAAATTGATAAATCACCAAGCCAAATGGCTGTCTTGGGTAGATATGTATTGACTCCTGAAATATTTGAGTTACTAGAAACTCAAGAATCTGGTGCTGGAGGAGAAGTACAATTAACTGATGCAATTAAGCGTTTAATGGATCGTCAAGCAGTCTATGCGTATGACTTTGAAGGCGTTCGTTATGATGTGGGTGATAAATTTGGTTTTATTAAGGCAACTATTGATTTTGCTTTAGATAGAGATGAATTGCATAATCAGGTGCTTGAATATATTAAAGAAATTGCAGGTGAAGAATAA